The sequence below is a genomic window from Lelliottia sp. JS-SCA-14.
CTCCTGTCACCCGTGAGATTTACAGCGCTTTCAAATTCCAGGAAATCAGCGTTAACCGTTCAGTTAGCGCGAATGCCATAACCAGAGGAGCCGCCAGTGAGGTGATCGGCGCCCTCAAAGTTTGCGACGGCTGCGGGCGTGCCGGTGGCGGATGCTGCCCTGATTGTGGACCAGTTTGTGGTGATGATTCTTACGCCGCGATGGTTGCGTCTGAGGTGTTTGAATTTGACGGGGATCTTTAATGGCTATCCGTTTGCAGATTTCATGCGCCGCACCGCTGTGCGTAAGCAAGCGCGCAGCCGCTGAATTAAGCCACTACTCGAAAGGCCGGAAAAATTATTCCCGCATCCTCCCACACCATTACCTGGTGATTCGTCTGGGTTGCCGCTGGCGCTTGTTGAGTAAGAACGGCGGCAAGGCGTGGTCGCTGCTGACCCACGAAAAGTACAACGTGGAAAGTAAGAAGTGACGGATTTCGCCTGGCCCTGGAACAAGCCCCGCCCCGCTATTGGGGCGTTTACCTTTGAATCCGCAAAACTCGCCCCGCTTGCCGGGGCGGTTGCACATCACCCTGCCGTTGAAAAGCATATCGACCGGCTGATCAAACGCGCCGGTTACAACCCTAAAGAGGTTCGCAACCGCGAAGCGCTAATCCTTGCCCTGGATAAATATGAGCCGCGCGGCCTGCCGCTGTCCATTCTTCAAAAGATGGTCAGTGCTGACAATGCGGCCGCAATTGCCGCCGCAGCCGCCTGGGCAGAAACGCCGGAAGGGGTAGAGGGCCGCTTGTTGTCTGAGCCGTTCTTTATCCGGGAAGTGTGGCGCAAAAAAATTGACTGGTTACGCGCAAATCGTGAAACCCGACACATTAATGATTTTCTTATGGGGACCGTGAAAAAATCATTACTGCGTCTTGATGTCGTGCGCAGTAAGCAAGGCGTGACGACTGATGTCACCAGTGAGCTGGCCGCGTACTGGCACGGGCGCTGGCAACGCCTGGCAGACTTCACAAAGCGGGAAGCTTTAAGCGCCGCGAATGAGATCGGCAGCCGCATTGCTGAAATGCTCGAAACGGAATGCGAAGCCTTGGGATTAACCGCCGAGGGTATGAGCGTTGAGGAGCTGGACTGGCTTTATTGCCACCTGGGCCGTGAAATGCTGGCCCTCCGCGTTGTGCCACCGGCATGGAATGCACCGTGGGAACGTGAGCGGATCTTTACTGCCATTTTGCGTATGTGTTCGCCAGACTGGTGGGGCCGCAAAATCTGGCGTCTTCGCTGCGACTGGCGCTAAAACCAGCTGCGTGCAATCGGAGCCGTTCACAAAAAAGCCCACGCCTATGTCAGCGCCTCCAGCCTGATGGAATGGCAGGAACAGCGCCGTAAGAATCGCGATTTTTTCAAAAGTCATGAGCTGGTTGACGAAGAAGGAAACGTTTCATCACTGGAAGAAATGATAAACAAGTCCACGTCTAATCCTGCGATCCGCCGCCATGAACTTATGGCGCGAATGGCTGGGGTTGAGCTTGTCGCGCAACAGCGCGGTGACGTGGGCATTTTCCTGACTATCACTTGCCCATCCAAATATCACAGTAATATCCAGTCGGGCCACCATAACGCCAAATGGAACCACACCACGGTTGCCCAGGCGCAGCAGTATCTTTGCCGCGTATGGAACCGCGCCACCGCCAAACTGAAACGCGAAGACCTGCGCCCTTATGGCTTCCGTGTCGCCGAGCCGCATCACGACGGAACGCCACACTGGCACGCTCTGTTATTCATGCCGCAAGCGGAAGTCAAAGCGACGATCGCCATTCTGCGGGAATACTTCATCAAAGAGGACCGCGCCGAGCTGGGCCGCAATACCGGCGCTCGCTTCAAGTCCAAAAAGATGGACCCGCGCAAAGGTTCTGCAACGGCGTACATCGCTAAATATATTTCGAAGAACATCGACGGCCACGCGCTGGCCGGGGAGCTGGACGACGAAAGCGGCAAGCCGCTGAATGAAACGGCCAAATATGCAATGGCCTGGGCATCCCTTCACCGCATCCGCCAGTTCCAGCCAATGGGCCAGCCGCCTGTAACGGTTTATCGTGAGCTGCGCAAATTGAGCAACCAGATCACAGCCCGCCAGAAAATTGCGAATACCTTTAAGCGCGGCGCGGCCATGCTGGCCGATCCTGCAATGGATGCGGTCTGCGCAGCTGCTGACGTGGGTTGCTTCGCAACTTACATCCTGCGACAGGGTGGTGTGTTAATCCCGCGCGAAGACTATATCGTCCGTCTGGCGTATCAGGACGCTGACGAATTGAACGCCTACTGCGAAACTCCGGAAAAGGTTTACGGAGTCTGGTCGCCGCGCCTCGGTGAGATCTCCCGTATTTGCACGCGCCTGGTTAAGTGGACCATTCGCGCCAAATCCAAAACCACCACCGGAGCCAAAAGCGGCCCCGGTTTGGGGGTTGACGTTTTGCCGTCGCCACCCGGCGACGCTTGGAGTTCTGTCAATAACTCTACGGAAGACGAAAAAATCACCTATTTACCGTCTGACGTGAAGGCAATGACTGAAGAACCAGAGGAAGAAATGTTCGATTTTGACAATATGGACTCTTCGACGCGGCACAGGTTGATGCGGCGACTACGTAACGCTCCATTAAATTCGAAGAAAAGCGGATCGCCTTACGAGCCTGGTAGTGACTTGGATAACATTTGGCGTAGCGCGGTATACACTTTGCAGGACAAAAAACGAAAAGAGTGTGCATGTGTTCGGCAATTACAATCAACTATTAAGAGGCTCATAGCAGAAGGGGCGGTCTATGAACTTCAGATAAGCTTGGCGCAAGCGGTCTCTTTGATAAATGGTAGTCGGTTGAAAGTAGGAAACACTTTTTATCATGCTTCTATACAGGGAGAATTACGGACAGAACGGGGGGGGGTATGAGACCGTTATGTCAGTAACCGGCTGATTCACTCTCACAATGACATTGGTAAGTTTGAGGATGTATCCTTAGATCAGCATATCTAAGTGTAAGCGGGTTAGCAGTATTGATATCTGATTCGTGACAATGATGGAGTCAATGAGCATAATAGGAATATAAAACTAAAAGTAGCAACGGGTATAGTAGTGACTTTGACATAACATGACGAAAGATTAATCCTGGATTTCATATAGATCGGTTCTTACATCTCTTAGGTGTGAGACTCGTGTAAGGGAATGGTCCCTTCAGTCTAAAAATGATTATTAATTGGGCGTGTAAATTACTAGGCGAGTATTAATGAATAGGAATATAATTCTAGGGCATATAAAAAAATCGACTGCAACAAGTACACGGTCATCGCAGATTTTTTTATGGGTAAGTGTTGTTTTGGGAGGGTTGCTTATTCTGTTATATGCAGAACTTAGCTTCCTTCCCAATTATTCATGGCTATTTATATCGCCTCTTTACACATCTAACAATAATTTTGGTTGGATAATTAGTACGTGGAGTGCTGTGTTATCTATTCATGGAACTATTGCAGCATTAGCAATTACTTTTATGAGTATGTTTATAGCTCAAGTTTCTGAAGCCTCTGAAAAAGATTTTGTTTTTATTTGTCGGCAACTGGTCTTGAGAGAATATAAATTTTATCAATTTAGTGTGGATGCGGTTTGCGGACTTTTAGTTGGAGTGTTTTTCTTGGTTATTGGAGGAGGGTTGATACATTATTCGTTATCAATGGCCTTCTCTCTTTATTTTATATACCAATATATGAAAATATTTAAAGATTTATACTTTATTACAGAGAAAAAGGAGTTGATTGAGGATATTCTTTTAAGGAAGATTAGAGATATTAGCGAATTTATTTGTAAGCAGCGAGAAAATTCCGATCTTCTAAAATTTGAATTCGAAGATTGCATTAAGGGGCATTCTAAATTAACAACTGCAAACGGTTTAATATACAAAACTGGTGAGGCATATAAAATATCACCTGCATATAAAGAAAATGACAAGATTATTAGTGGGTATAATAAAGTTAACATCAAAAAACTTAGTGATTATTTGCATGAGAAGTATGTAGATGAAAGAGTTAAGTTGTACTTAAATCCTGTGTTTCTTGTTTCTAATTTTCACGCCGAAGCATATTTAATTTGTGACTATGATATAGGTTTGAACGAAAATAACGTTATAAATAAAATGCTATCAAAGTGTTTTAATTACGATGCAATTAGCGAGGACATATATTTTTATACTGAAGTAGTAAGTAAAACGCAAGTTAGCACTTTAAATGCACTTTTAACTAATAACGAACCACAAATAAATTTCAACATTAATGCTTTGGTATTATTGATTTTAAATAGTCAAAGTATAGAAGCCTTTAATAGTCTTGAAAACTACATTTATGGGATGCCGTCTTCGAAAAAGATTGCTATTGAAAGTATGGATTTTTTCTATCGCAATCTTATAGACCGCTTACAGTCTGACAGTGAGGAGTTTTCAAATATTGTATATGATTCTATGTTCTCACTTCCGATGAGTATTTATGAGAAGGATTTTTATGAAAGTTATATACGGAATATTCACTCTTTTGCCAGTCAGAAAACAAAGTTTCAACAAAATGTTTTATATTTAGAAACTTATATCAAAAGTTCTTTGAAAAATTTGTTATATTTTAATTTAGAAGCTTTTAAGCTTAACACTGAGTTTTTAGCTAATGAAGAAAAATATTTCGATGTTACTGATTACACAATAATTGAAAAAGATCAGGAAAGTCATATTGAGGCGATGAAATCTGTATTAACATATCTGCATGTTTTATTGAACTCGATGTATGATGAAGAGAAGGAATCATTTGTTGAACATAAAATTCATGGAGTTGTGAATGTTTCAGAGGTCGTTTCGCTTTTAAAGCGTTGGTTAAATCCAGTGTTTCTTAATGATCTATTTTTCCATCAAATGCTTTATAAGATTCTTGTCAGAAGAAATGCAAAGTTCAGTGATCGTCATTATAATTTTGTTATACAGAAGGATTTATCTCAGATAATAACTCCATCTAGCCTTAGATACCATGAGAGCGCAGTGTTAGCGTTACTCTTTTATCCGTGGAAGACATTTAATAACAACCTTGATATGAGCTTTGTAATTATCGATGGAGATTTCATCAAAGCCAATGAGTTAAATACAAACTTTATTGAGTTAATAATTAATTTTATTGAGTCTAAGGAATTTATGAATACAGTATTGATGATTGATGGAGGCCATGACATCGATAACTATACTGACTTTGATGAAAGAAAGGAAAGGCTGTTAACAATTTTCAATGCAATTAGGAATAAAGTAACTAATTATTATTTAAATCTCATTTTATCACTACCCTACGATGAAGCTTTGATGAAGGGATATCGAGAAAACTTACAAAAGATATTTTTGGCGAAATTAACAAAATTTGTAAATCAAAAATATTTAGATAATGTGCTCGAGTTTGTTGAGCCTAAAGTTAAAAATATAATCATTGAAAAGAGAGAAATACTCCCGCCTTTAAATGATACTACTTTTGCTATGAGCTATTCTCTCCATGCAAGTAGGATTATCAATCAAATTATTGACGAACTATTAGCACATTTCACCGATAGTAACGCGGTAGTCATAGAAATTCATAGTATTGATGATTTGCCTGAGAAAACATATATATCAATAAACTCTCTCGCTGAAGGGTTTGCAGATACGTATAAGTTTCATAAAAACAATGTTAGAGCGAATTACTATCTTGACCAGGGTTGTTTCATTAATAATGGATTCTATTATGTTTGCTTGAGTGATAATTTTAATTTCAGATGTTCAAAAGAGAATATTCTTGATGTCTCATTTATGCCTTTGACTCAGGAATATGTTTCTTCAGCTAATTTTACAAATACTGATTTGAATATTGACTTGCTCGCAAGAATGAAAGTTTTAATTAATTTTGGTTATACTCTCAAGGAAGCTCCTGTCGTTTATTTCCTTTCTCGTGAAAATTGTTTGAGGGACTTGGAGCGTGAAGAGGAAAAAATGCGCTTACTAAGCGATGAAAATAAAATGGATAAAATTATAGAAGGCTAATAATAAAACAACCCCGATTGCACGGGGTTGTTTTTAGTTTAATTGGCTACTAAGGAGGTCGAGTGCAAATTGACGTTCTTCAGGCTTAAGTCGGTCAACCAGGAATTTTACCAACTTATTTCCAGTCAGCCCACTGGGACTGAGTGTATGTGAGAATGAAGCATTAAAAACAAACGTGTGACCACATTCCACTTCCGCGCAGGCACAGTACAAATCCGCCAGTTTCTTATCTTTCCAGTCAGATTTACGAATGATGGCCGGTGAGCCGCATTCAGGACATTTAATTTTAAAAACTCGCATGTTCACCATCCCGCACGCCATTGCTAACAATGGGGATGATTTTAACTTAATTACGTTCATTTTTCGCCCTTGTCGGCGGCAATGGCCGGAATTTCCACGTCAAAAATGAGATGTAAATGGGCGGGGATCTCCGGGTCGTTATTCACACCATTCATCAATTTACGCTGTAGCGGGATCACTTCATCTTTGCGATAGGTCGTTCGGGCGGTTTCCGGGTTGCCCATTACCGCGCCGTTGGTCGGGATGATGCCTGCCAGCCCAGCGGGGAAGCGGTGAGCCGTAAAGATATCCTGCGCAGTGATCCCTTTGATATTGGCAAACTCATCTTTGGCGCTGACCTCCCCCACGGGCAGGATTTTGACCCCTTCCGGGTCGCCCTTCGGGATATTGATAAACATATTGCGGAAGTTGCCCAGGCCTTTGGACTGCGCAATCTTGTCTTTAATTTCGTTTTCCATTTCCAGCGTAAGGTTTGGATCACTGGTGTACAGAATAAAGCCCATATGCGCCCCGTTGTTGTAGTAACGGCGTCGAAAAATAGTGGCTTCGCTATTGAGTAAGACGGAATGAATCCCGCCGATATAATCAGGCAATCCATAAACCTGCTGGCGCGGGTCATACATTTTGAAAAAGACGATATCTTCCGGCTCATAAATCAGCGCGGGCCCCTCCTGGAGAATGGCGAACGTCCCGTCCTTCCGGCAGCGGAGATAAAGCGACGGCAGCGGCAGCAGGTCGATCACCTCCCCGAAGACGTTACGAATTTTCAGGATAGCGACGTCGCCAAACAGCAGGTAATCAAAGATCGCTTGTTCGACCTGGTCCGGCGACAGGCCGCCTCTGATATAGCCACCGGCAACCATATTGCGCCGCGCGTAAAGCACGCCACCGTGCTGGCCGTTCAGGTTTGGCAACTGAGCCAGCGCCAGGCGGTCAATCGGGAGCCGCCAGTGGTCATATTCATTGTCATACCAGATATTGTGGTAATCGGTGCCGGTCGTCAGGATGGGTTCTGGTTCGCCGAAAGTGATCACGCTGCCGCGCCCAGGCGTGAACACTTTCGCATTACTGCCCGTTTTTGCCATGAATTTTTTAGCTTTCTCTCGTTTGGTTGTCATGCTGCTTTCCCAAAAGCCCAGGTCGATGGGCGGTCATATTCGTGATCGATAGGTTCGTTGATAACGGCGTGCGAGATAGCGAAGAAAACATCCGCGTGGCCGGTTGCGTCTGAGCGTT
It includes:
- a CDS encoding phage portal protein; the encoded protein is MTTKREKAKKFMAKTGSNAKVFTPGRGSVITFGEPEPILTTGTDYHNIWYDNEYDHWRLPIDRLALAQLPNLNGQHGGVLYARRNMVAGGYIRGGLSPDQVEQAIFDYLLFGDVAILKIRNVFGEVIDLLPLPSLYLRCRKDGTFAILQEGPALIYEPEDIVFFKMYDPRQQVYGLPDYIGGIHSVLLNSEATIFRRRYYNNGAHMGFILYTSDPNLTLEMENEIKDKIAQSKGLGNFRNMFINIPKGDPEGVKILPVGEVSAKDEFANIKGITAQDIFTAHRFPAGLAGIIPTNGAVMGNPETARTTYRKDEVIPLQRKLMNGVNNDPEIPAHLHLIFDVEIPAIAADKGEK
- a CDS encoding ogr/Delta-like zinc finger family protein; amino-acid sequence: MVNMRVFKIKCPECGSPAIIRKSDWKDKKLADLYCACAEVECGHTFVFNASFSHTLSPSGLTGNKLVKFLVDRLKPEERQFALDLLSSQLN